A window of Gossypium raimondii isolate GPD5lz chromosome 7, ASM2569854v1, whole genome shotgun sequence genomic DNA:
ATCAAGAGAAAAGAAAGTGGGGGAACATCAACATGGTGCTTAGGTACAGTATTATCGTATCCTTCTTGTTGTTTTTGGTGGTCAACTTGACTCACCCACGTTTCACTGAGTCACTGCCACGATGCAAAGCTTGGTTGGTCCAATCCATCCCAACTGACATGCCCTATCTCCCTCCAGTCCCTGGTGTTCTTTCCACTGGTAAACGTAATCTTCTACAAGAAACTCTGCCCCAAAGTGAAGACGAAAACTGATTTCTTTTCTCTGGGTTTATTAATAGGTGATGTTTTTAAGTGGTTGGCTTACAATTCAACCGACAAGCTTGATATAATAGCTCAATATTGGCAATTGAAAGCACATCCAGAGGATTCTCGTTCGGGGGATTATGGATACTCAAAGGCTGATATGCATCGTTTTGGTGCCCATCAAGGTTTTTCTGTTTATACTGCGCTGGAAAATGCTGCTGATCGTGATGTTGATATCAGgttttacacatatatacatatgttatATTTGTTTCTAAAACAAAACCCATTGTGAAATTAATTGTTCCGTTGATCAATGTCTATAATTTGAAGCTGGTTTGTATCTGCAAAAATCCATAGATATACAGAAAAATAAGTTACCTTTTTCACAGGTTAGTACAGCACTCTGGAGTGTATCCTGACTATACCAAAGAACCATCCAGCCTAGCTGCAAGAAGACCAAATGTCAAGAGTGtgactttattacttgataaatGGTGGGGTTCAGGCATTGTTCATGCCAAAGTTTGGATATCAGATAATAGAGATGTATATATAGGATCTGCAAACAATGACTGGAAATCTCTTACTCAGGTACTATATATATGCAAAGATTATATCATGTTCCTGTTTGAACCAGTGCAATAACATGTTGTGTTGATGGTTACAGGTGAAGGAAGTTGGAATTTATCTTGTTGGTTGTCCTAAAGTAGCAAGGAAAGTTGGGGTCTATTTTCAGAACCTATGGAGACTTGCACACCTTGATGATTCAGCTTACACAACAACAATCTTAGACCAACAATGGCAGATTCAAAGAAAAGTTCCCTGTTGGTCACATTTCATTGAATCTGACATGAGATGCACGTATGTTAGCAGTCTTgtttttttaaactttgttCTTGTTTTAAGAAGTTGTATGGTGCCGGTGTCACAATTGTACTTCCGGCTAACGACCTTGCTTATTGATCTCAGGCCACAACTTCCTCGTTTCGAGGAGATTCCTTACGTTGCCGGCTATCCTACATTATCGGACCCTAAAATATTGAAGTTGATTATTGATGCTCCTGGATATGATTATACCAGTTCAGTTCCTCAATCAAGCTATCTATCTTTCTCTCCGCCAGAGGTAAATGGCCAACTCTCATACCAGATCACATCGCTCGGTCGAGCCAGCATTAGAGACTTTGGATTGCAGACAACTATTGAATGATTGATTCCATATGCTAATCAGCTTTCATGTTTCATTTTAGCCTTGTGGTGTTGAGTGATTAGTTTTGTATGCACCATCCaatttgataccaattgttgtcTGCAGCTATCATTTGGCAGGTTCCAACCTGATGAACAAGGATGGCTGGATACAATTAAATCTGTCTCCGACGGAGGGACAGTAAGGATTAGTACGATGGACTGGCTTGGTCAATCCCAATACATGGACCGAACGGTTTATTGGTCATCTCTTTCAACTGCTATCTCAGAGGTACATCCAGACACCATTGTTGCTAC
This region includes:
- the LOC105774582 gene encoding uncharacterized protein LOC105774582 — encoded protein: MVLRYSIIVSFLLFLVVNLTHPRFTESLPRCKAWLVQSIPTDMPYLPPVPGVLSTGDVFKWLAYNSTDKLDIIAQYWQLKAHPEDSRSGDYGYSKADMHRFGAHQGFSVYTALENAADRDVDIRLVQHSGVYPDYTKEPSSLAARRPNVKSVTLLLDKWWGSGIVHAKVWISDNRDVYIGSANNDWKSLTQVKEVGIYLVGCPKVARKVGVYFQNLWRLAHLDDSAYTTTILDQQWQIQRKVPCWSHFIESDMRCTPQLPRFEEIPYVAGYPTLSDPKILKLIIDAPGYDYTSSVPQSSYLSFSPPELSFGRFQPDEQGWLDTIKSVSDGGTVRISTMDWLGQSQYMDRTVYWSSLSTAISEVVFSKHAKVKILVAYWAHFINNTDLYLKSLLYSNVLCTSSKNNECSGKVDIKYYKVPGYNMTGPAIMNGKKTGNLYPAFTRVNHGKYAASDVRGHISTSNLIWDYFYTTAGVSFGTYNPAIVAQLQEIFDADWNSPYAVPVEGLSDGHACSS